A stretch of Paenibacillus sp. URB8-2 DNA encodes these proteins:
- a CDS encoding AbrB family transcriptional regulator has protein sequence MEKSNGLKSHLKFTFTLLTGILGGVLFTLLRLPIPWLLGPMLAVLIGSNTAKGYYGWPAAVRNTGMIIVGYTIGLALTVSAIREMSRELPSMLLMTAALILLCGGIAAAVSRLSGCDFRTVLIGSIPGGLTQMLILAEETEGINMTVVTVTQVIRLMMIIITVPVLVFGPLNGVSGGTAAQIPALSAVHATWTGLFPNIFIFAAVSVVCAVAGNKVKFPTPYLLGPAIGTAVIQLSGLSGPALPVPVLDAAQLMIGVYVGLLLKPAGLEHKVRTLVLALGSSVLLIAGAFGLSEILRIYSSASPATALLSLAPGGMDQMSLIAHEVNANLPMVAGYQLFRTFFIFFAVPPMLKLFFRVWDRTKTGGRQPERQAE, from the coding sequence ATGGAAAAATCCAATGGCCTCAAATCGCATCTTAAATTTACGTTTACCCTGCTGACGGGAATTCTCGGAGGCGTCTTGTTTACGCTGCTTCGTTTGCCCATTCCTTGGCTGCTCGGTCCGATGCTTGCGGTACTCATCGGTTCCAACACGGCAAAAGGCTATTACGGCTGGCCGGCTGCGGTACGAAATACCGGGATGATTATTGTCGGCTACACGATCGGCCTCGCGCTGACGGTCTCCGCTATAAGAGAAATGTCCCGCGAGCTGCCGAGTATGCTGCTTATGACGGCCGCGTTGATTTTATTGTGCGGGGGAATTGCCGCCGCCGTATCCAGACTGTCCGGATGCGACTTCAGAACGGTACTGATCGGCAGCATACCGGGTGGACTTACTCAAATGCTTATTTTGGCTGAAGAGACCGAAGGAATCAACATGACCGTAGTTACCGTAACTCAGGTTATCCGGCTGATGATGATCATCATCACGGTGCCGGTGCTGGTGTTCGGACCTTTAAACGGCGTAAGCGGCGGGACCGCTGCTCAAATCCCGGCTTTGTCTGCCGTCCATGCCACATGGACCGGATTGTTTCCGAACATATTTATCTTTGCGGCTGTGAGTGTCGTGTGCGCGGTAGCCGGGAATAAAGTCAAATTTCCGACTCCGTACTTGCTTGGACCGGCCATCGGAACAGCTGTAATCCAGCTAAGCGGATTGTCCGGCCCCGCGCTTCCCGTCCCCGTTCTGGATGCCGCGCAGCTCATGATCGGCGTATATGTGGGGCTGCTGCTGAAGCCGGCGGGTCTGGAGCATAAAGTGCGGACTCTTGTTCTGGCGCTGGGCAGCAGCGTGTTATTGATTGCGGGAGCCTTCGGCTTGAGCGAAATTCTAAGAATTTATTCTTCCGCTTCGCCTGCGACGGCACTGCTGAGTCTGGCGCCAGGCGGCATGGATCAAATGAGCCTGATTGCCCATGAAGTAAACGCAAATCTGCCGATGGTGGCTGGATACCAGCTGTTTCGGACCTTTTTTATCTTTTTCGCCGTTCCGCCGATGCTGAAACTGTTCTTCCGGGTGTGGGATCGGACAAAAACCGGCGGGCGGCAACCTGAGCGGCAGGCAGAATAA
- a CDS encoding flavodoxin domain-containing protein, whose protein sequence is MKTLILFTTRHGCTAKAAGMLQSRMGQGADTINLMTDSVPALSEYETVILGGSIYYGGIQKQMTEFIKKEQSQLASKRIGLFLCAAEPGEKALKELEEAFPEFLRARAKAADVFGNELDYSKLSLPEKLVFRAVKGKRRRGDGLSSDKINKFAAKMLG, encoded by the coding sequence ATGAAAACGTTAATTTTGTTCACGACCAGACACGGCTGCACGGCAAAGGCTGCGGGTATGCTGCAATCACGGATGGGGCAGGGGGCGGACACGATAAATCTGATGACGGACAGCGTTCCCGCGCTTTCAGAGTATGAGACGGTCATTCTGGGCGGGTCGATTTATTATGGCGGGATTCAGAAGCAAATGACCGAATTTATCAAAAAAGAGCAGTCGCAGCTCGCCTCCAAAAGGATCGGATTGTTTCTATGCGCAGCCGAGCCGGGAGAGAAAGCGCTGAAGGAACTGGAGGAAGCGTTCCCGGAATTCTTGCGGGCCCGGGCTAAGGCTGCGGACGTGTTCGGTAATGAACTGGATTACAGCAAGCTGTCGCTGCCGGAGAAGCTGGTTTTTCGGGCGGTAAAAGGCAAACGCAGGAGGGGAGACGGCTTGTCCTCCGATAAGATCAACAAGTTTGCTGCAAAAATGCTCGGATAA
- a CDS encoding TetR/AcrR family transcriptional regulator, producing MKRHERQERERDERRQAILDAASHITAEEGLERLSIRKIAERIEYSPGIIYHYFSGKEAIVEQLLQQDYQEFVSELSAASAKETRPELVFSQTMRRFIETTLADGSSYRNIMLNESPSVLSHTAVLFRGASEQRPAIGMLCGILRNFESMRAKEDSDIELTAQIVWSAAFGLILRLTVEKEIPAEQREKLIDGYIELMLAAVADPNRG from the coding sequence ATGAAACGGCATGAGCGGCAGGAACGGGAGCGGGATGAAAGACGGCAGGCTATTTTGGATGCGGCAAGCCATATTACGGCAGAAGAAGGATTGGAACGTCTATCCATCCGGAAGATTGCGGAGAGGATCGAATACTCGCCGGGCATTATTTATCACTATTTTTCGGGGAAAGAAGCCATTGTCGAGCAGCTCCTTCAGCAGGATTATCAGGAGTTCGTCTCGGAACTGAGTGCTGCGAGCGCGAAAGAGACACGCCCGGAGCTGGTATTCTCGCAGACGATGCGGCGTTTCATTGAGACAACGCTTGCAGACGGTTCCAGTTACCGGAACATTATGCTGAATGAATCGCCTTCCGTGCTTTCGCATACAGCCGTGCTGTTTCGCGGAGCTTCGGAGCAGCGGCCTGCCATCGGCATGCTGTGCGGGATTTTGCGGAATTTTGAAAGCATGCGCGCTAAAGAAGACAGCGATATCGAATTGACCGCTCAGATTGTCTGGAGCGCCGCCTTTGGCCTGATTCTCCGTCTGACCGTTGAGAAGGAGATACCTGCTGAACAAAGAGAGAAGCTGATCGACGGGTATATTGAACTGATGCTGGCTGCCGTTGCGGACCCGAACAGAGGATGA
- a CDS encoding SDR family NAD(P)-dependent oxidoreductase, with amino-acid sequence MYLPSFRLDGKKALVTGAGKGIGRALAIGLAEAGCDVGLLSRTITDLEETSALISEHTSAKSYCYPADVTQREQMEEVFGRAAADLGGLDLLVNNAGMNIRTPALEVTDVEWEAIMATNLKSALIGSQLAAGLMKEQGGGSIINISSVGGHTALRTGVVYGATKAAMIQMTKNLALEWAQYGIRVNAVGPWYFRTPLTEKLLADEQYLKRILDRTPLGRIGSLEELVGPVVFLASDAAHYMTGQTLIVDGGMSIFGF; translated from the coding sequence ATGTATTTACCTTCTTTCAGGTTGGATGGTAAAAAAGCGCTCGTTACCGGAGCTGGAAAGGGCATCGGCCGCGCGCTGGCCATCGGGCTGGCTGAAGCCGGCTGCGATGTGGGTCTCCTCTCCCGGACGATCACCGATTTGGAGGAAACATCGGCCCTGATCTCGGAGCATACTTCAGCCAAGAGCTACTGCTATCCGGCAGACGTCACGCAGCGCGAACAGATGGAAGAAGTCTTCGGGCGGGCCGCGGCCGATCTGGGCGGGCTGGATCTGCTCGTTAACAATGCGGGCATGAACATCCGTACACCCGCGCTTGAAGTGACCGATGTGGAATGGGAGGCCATTATGGCCACTAATCTGAAATCGGCGCTCATCGGCTCGCAGCTGGCGGCGGGCTTGATGAAAGAGCAGGGCGGAGGAAGCATTATCAACATTTCATCCGTGGGCGGGCATACTGCGCTGCGGACCGGCGTAGTTTATGGCGCGACCAAAGCGGCAATGATCCAGATGACCAAAAATCTGGCGCTGGAATGGGCCCAGTACGGAATACGCGTCAACGCGGTAGGACCCTGGTATTTCCGTACTCCGCTTACCGAAAAGCTGCTGGCGGACGAGCAGTATTTGAAGCGGATTCTGGACCGTACGCCTCTCGGCCGCATCGGCAGCCTGGAGGAACTGGTGGGGCCGGTTGTTTTTCTGGCATCCGACGCGGCTCATTACATGACGGGGCAAACGCTGATCGTGGATGGTGGCATGAGCATTTTCGGATTTTAA
- a CDS encoding GNAT family N-acetyltransferase: MELGLELVPAERKQIISRLMQFYLYDFTRYLDLDVDRDGAYPAYPGLEAYWNSGHNKYAYLITCDSRPAGFALVDRLLRSSEGQFYMTEFFVMQKYRRTGVGKWAAHRLFDMFPGDWKVSQIRANEPARSFWHRVIGEYTQDTFREKFNSQQGNPSQYFSTLNAGKVNK, from the coding sequence TTGGAACTTGGACTTGAGCTGGTTCCCGCCGAGCGGAAGCAGATTATAAGCAGACTCATGCAGTTCTATCTGTACGACTTCACCCGTTACCTGGATCTCGACGTGGATCGTGACGGCGCGTATCCCGCTTATCCCGGTCTGGAAGCCTACTGGAACAGCGGCCATAATAAATATGCCTACCTCATAACGTGCGACAGCCGTCCGGCCGGATTTGCGCTAGTTGACCGTCTGCTGCGGAGCAGCGAAGGACAGTTTTACATGACAGAGTTTTTTGTGATGCAAAAATACCGCCGCACCGGCGTCGGAAAATGGGCGGCGCACCGGCTGTTCGACATGTTCCCCGGCGACTGGAAAGTTTCACAGATCCGGGCAAACGAGCCTGCCCGCAGCTTCTGGCACAGGGTGATCGGCGAATACACGCAGGATACGTTCCGGGAAAAGTTCAATTCCCAGCAGGGGAATCCAAGCCAGTATTTCAGTACGCTGAACGCCGGCAAGGTCAATAAATGA
- a CDS encoding winged helix-turn-helix transcriptional regulator, with the protein MTQKKYNIPVEATLEIIGGKWKCVILCHLTHGKRRTSDLKRLMPAITQKMLTQQLRELEEHGIVNRICYNQIPPKVEYELSEYGWSLKSILDSLCAWGETHIIKEYGDKFAVLEDNILNKNSMVKDNQPVG; encoded by the coding sequence ATGACTCAAAAGAAATACAATATTCCGGTGGAAGCGACCCTTGAAATCATTGGAGGCAAGTGGAAATGTGTCATTCTGTGCCATCTTACGCACGGTAAGAGACGGACGAGTGACCTAAAGCGTCTGATGCCCGCAATCACGCAAAAAATGCTGACCCAGCAGCTCAGAGAACTGGAAGAACACGGCATCGTGAACCGGATCTGCTACAATCAAATTCCTCCCAAAGTGGAATATGAGCTGAGCGAGTACGGCTGGAGCCTGAAGTCGATCCTGGATTCCCTGTGCGCATGGGGGGAAACACATATTATCAAAGAGTACGGCGACAAATTCGCTGTGCTGGAAGATAATATTTTGAACAAGAACAGTATGGTTAAGGACAACCAGCCCGTTGGCTGA
- a CDS encoding MFS transporter translates to MSQESNRSKLALLALAISAFAIGTTEFISVGLLPLIAEDFHISVTLTGLTVTLYALGVTFGAPVLTSLTSGVPRKTLLAGIMLVFLAGNTLAAFSGGITLLLIARIISSLSHGVFMSIGSTIAADLVPEDRRASAIAIMFSGLTVATVTGVPIGTFIGQQLGWRAAFITIVIIGVIAFIANMFLVPSHLRKGSKTPLREQVKLVTNGRLLLAFLITALGYGGTFVVFTYLSPLLHDIMGFQQSTVALILLLYGIAIAIGNVIGGKAANRNPLSALLRMFILQALVLLILTFTAPFKVLGLITIFGMGLLAFMNVPGLQIYVVTLAERYAPKAVDVASAVNIAAFNAGIALGAYLGGIIADTLGLIHTAWIGALMVTAAVVLTAWSLVLEKNKNSASETGSVLQ, encoded by the coding sequence ATGTCACAGGAATCGAATCGAAGCAAGCTGGCGCTGCTAGCCTTGGCCATTAGCGCTTTTGCCATTGGCACAACCGAATTTATCAGTGTGGGGCTTCTGCCCTTAATTGCTGAAGATTTTCATATTTCGGTGACCTTAACTGGCTTAACCGTTACTTTGTATGCACTTGGAGTCACTTTCGGAGCTCCCGTACTCACTTCGCTGACCTCCGGGGTACCCAGAAAGACCTTACTCGCAGGAATTATGCTCGTTTTTCTCGCCGGCAATACACTGGCCGCATTTTCGGGCGGAATTACACTGCTGCTCATTGCCCGCATCATCTCTTCTCTCTCACATGGCGTCTTTATGTCGATCGGTTCGACAATCGCGGCGGATCTCGTGCCTGAAGACCGGCGGGCCAGCGCGATTGCCATTATGTTCTCGGGACTGACCGTAGCGACGGTCACCGGCGTGCCTATCGGCACCTTTATCGGTCAGCAGCTCGGGTGGCGTGCCGCTTTTATCACAATCGTTATCATCGGGGTTATTGCGTTTATCGCCAATATGTTCCTTGTTCCTTCCCACCTGCGGAAAGGCAGCAAAACTCCGCTGCGCGAACAGGTTAAGCTTGTGACGAACGGACGGCTGCTGCTGGCGTTCCTGATCACCGCGCTCGGTTATGGCGGCACCTTTGTCGTCTTCACCTATCTTTCGCCGCTGCTGCATGACATCATGGGCTTTCAGCAATCGACTGTGGCCTTGATTCTTCTGCTCTACGGAATTGCGATCGCTATCGGCAACGTTATCGGAGGAAAAGCGGCCAACCGCAATCCGCTCTCGGCCTTGCTCCGCATGTTCATTCTGCAGGCTCTTGTACTTCTCATTCTTACTTTTACTGCTCCATTTAAAGTTTTGGGGTTGATAACGATATTCGGCATGGGACTGCTGGCGTTCATGAATGTGCCCGGTCTTCAGATCTATGTCGTTACACTGGCTGAACGATACGCGCCAAAAGCCGTCGATGTGGCTTCCGCCGTCAATATTGCCGCATTTAATGCGGGCATTGCTCTAGGGGCTTATTTAGGCGGGATTATCGCGGATACGCTCGGACTGATTCATACGGCATGGATCGGCGCCCTGATGGTCACCGCCGCAGTCGTGCTCACTGCCTGGAGTCTTGTATTGGAAAAAAATAAGAACTCGGCTTCTGAAACGGGAAGCGTTCTTCAATAA
- a CDS encoding ABC transporter substrate-binding protein: MELSDAHFMRLAAALQSPGRQEEPVRVTIEQLSGLLCCTPRNVKFILRRLEEKALISWKPGRGRGHASSLAFLRSTEDILEETFQELLAQGKIKEAIELIGAPKVSNLLRERLWTELNRQMGFHSEPETPSGQDVLRMMRNRNLERLDPAFVFTAFEAYIIGQVCDTLVSYDAASGKFLPGLAHTWEHSRDYTRWTFYLRKGVRFHHGKTMTAEDVKYTLERLFQVNSPSLWQYRDVAEVKTEGDYAICFCLRRPNLFFLHLAGSLYMSVLPSDDVFSEIPVGTGPFRVANLNEDVLTLTAFDSYYGIRPLLDRVEVWFYPDKKGIDRHYELPGTDTDEKMPWNQNNSSIDYPALGCRYIVFNLRREGVHHRKEIRQALRIVYDRVALIRELGGTRYTPAKSFLPWISKQRRVEEGRLEEAADLLRCAGYAGEALQLVYGSKKEEGEEVEWLQKRCRAVGLDIRLYPLNPGRSAKEILQEADLLISEEVLEDDWEWGMMNFYKNEQNYPHLLLGPAETDSLDSALEDVFQLSSQERAASLLQAESLARDNFWILHGCHLNKRANLSQSLLGLHTGSFGFLDISKLWVKSGEEKDLQA, encoded by the coding sequence GTGGAACTGAGTGACGCCCATTTTATGCGGTTGGCAGCCGCTCTGCAATCTCCCGGAAGACAGGAGGAGCCGGTTCGCGTGACAATCGAGCAATTGTCCGGCCTGCTCTGCTGCACACCGCGCAACGTGAAGTTCATTCTGCGGCGGCTGGAGGAGAAAGCGCTGATATCGTGGAAGCCGGGCAGGGGAAGAGGACATGCCTCGTCGCTGGCTTTTTTGCGGAGTACGGAAGACATACTGGAAGAGACCTTTCAGGAGCTGCTTGCCCAAGGGAAAATAAAAGAAGCGATTGAGCTGATCGGAGCACCCAAGGTAAGCAATCTCCTAAGAGAAAGGCTGTGGACCGAACTTAACCGGCAGATGGGCTTTCACAGCGAGCCGGAGACGCCGTCGGGGCAAGACGTACTGCGTATGATGCGGAACCGCAATTTGGAGAGACTGGACCCGGCATTTGTATTTACGGCATTTGAAGCGTACATAATTGGACAAGTCTGCGATACACTCGTGAGTTATGATGCCGCTAGCGGGAAGTTCCTTCCGGGGCTTGCCCATACATGGGAGCACAGCCGAGACTACACCCGTTGGACCTTTTACTTGCGGAAAGGAGTCCGTTTTCATCATGGGAAGACGATGACGGCGGAGGATGTCAAATATACATTGGAGCGGCTGTTTCAGGTGAACAGTCCCTCGCTGTGGCAATACCGGGACGTTGCAGAGGTGAAGACGGAAGGCGATTATGCGATTTGCTTTTGTCTACGCCGTCCGAACTTGTTCTTCTTGCATTTGGCCGGAAGCCTCTACATGTCTGTTCTGCCCAGCGACGATGTTTTCTCGGAGATCCCGGTCGGTACCGGTCCTTTTCGTGTCGCCAACCTTAACGAAGATGTGCTGACGCTTACCGCATTCGACAGCTATTATGGCATCCGGCCGCTGTTGGACAGAGTAGAGGTCTGGTTTTATCCGGATAAAAAAGGCATCGACCGTCACTATGAGCTTCCCGGAACGGATACCGACGAGAAGATGCCCTGGAATCAAAATAACAGCAGCATTGACTACCCGGCGCTCGGCTGCCGGTATATCGTATTCAATTTGCGGCGGGAAGGGGTCCATCACCGGAAGGAGATCCGCCAGGCTCTTCGCATTGTGTATGACCGGGTCGCCCTGATTCGTGAACTCGGGGGAACCCGTTATACGCCTGCCAAAAGCTTCCTGCCCTGGATCAGCAAACAGCGGCGGGTGGAGGAGGGAAGGCTTGAGGAAGCCGCGGATCTTCTGCGCTGTGCGGGATATGCGGGGGAGGCGCTGCAGCTTGTTTATGGGTCCAAGAAGGAGGAGGGCGAGGAAGTTGAATGGCTGCAGAAGCGGTGCCGGGCCGTTGGCCTGGACATCCGGCTGTATCCGCTGAACCCTGGCAGATCTGCGAAGGAGATTTTGCAAGAAGCGGATTTGCTTATTTCGGAGGAGGTGCTGGAAGATGACTGGGAGTGGGGGATGATGAATTTTTACAAAAATGAACAGAATTACCCGCACCTCTTGTTGGGCCCTGCGGAAACCGATTCTTTGGACAGCGCACTGGAAGATGTTTTTCAGCTCTCCTCGCAGGAACGCGCCGCCAGCCTGCTTCAAGCAGAGTCTCTTGCCCGGGACAACTTCTGGATACTCCACGGCTGCCATCTCAACAAAAGAGCGAATCTCAGTCAGAGTCTGCTCGGTCTGCATACCGGCTCGTTCGGGTTTTTGGATATTTCCAAGCTGTGGGTGAAGAGCGGGGAGGAGAAAGATTTGCAGGCTTAA
- the mobB gene encoding molybdopterin-guanine dinucleotide biosynthesis protein B, with protein sequence MEAKRASGRYGRAGRAPASSALAGSGTEADFRSGRFGRRGAASSRPAVCQFVGYKNSGKTTMICGLIPLLRAKGWSVAVIKHDAHEFEADRPETDTWRHREAGAGAVAITGAEQSFILESRSRELADLIKGFMRYDYVLVEGFKDEKYPKIVLIRDEGDLELTERLTNVTAVAAWGNISEAMLERRPAGQRRFGINDTDEIADYLWRDRAFFQHFNI encoded by the coding sequence ATGGAAGCGAAACGGGCATCCGGCCGTTACGGACGGGCCGGGAGGGCGCCCGCGTCATCGGCTTTGGCGGGTTCCGGCACTGAAGCGGACTTCCGCAGCGGCCGGTTTGGCAGGAGGGGGGCAGCTTCCTCCCGGCCCGCGGTCTGCCAGTTTGTCGGCTACAAGAACAGCGGCAAAACGACGATGATCTGCGGATTGATTCCGCTTCTTCGGGCCAAAGGATGGAGCGTTGCCGTCATTAAACACGATGCCCATGAATTTGAGGCGGACCGTCCGGAAACCGACACGTGGCGGCATCGGGAAGCGGGCGCCGGGGCGGTCGCCATCACCGGGGCAGAGCAGTCTTTTATACTGGAATCCCGAAGCAGGGAGCTGGCGGATTTGATAAAGGGCTTTATGCGTTACGATTATGTCCTTGTGGAAGGCTTCAAGGATGAGAAGTATCCCAAGATCGTGCTGATACGGGATGAGGGGGATTTGGAGCTGACCGAACGGCTGACAAATGTGACGGCAGTTGCAGCTTGGGGAAATATTTCCGAAGCCATGCTGGAACGCCGGCCTGCGGGGCAGCGGCGCTTTGGAATTAACGATACGGACGAAATCGCCGACTATTTATGGCGGGATCGAGCTTTTTTCCAACATTTCAATATATGA
- a CDS encoding Rrf2 family transcriptional regulator, with product MAQVKRFGYGLQALIILASQEEQYSSAEMAGQIRCEPTALRKILARMTEAGIIEVKLGRGGGYRLAKRPETITLSEVYRSVHEDEPLWDGMLETAENNLFGNKVRGSFAKIMTDIEIQVSRVLESYTVADMME from the coding sequence ATGGCCCAAGTCAAAAGATTCGGATACGGCCTTCAGGCTTTGATCATTTTGGCTTCGCAGGAAGAGCAGTATTCCAGCGCCGAAATGGCTGGGCAAATCCGCTGTGAGCCGACGGCGCTGCGCAAGATTCTGGCCCGTATGACCGAAGCGGGGATCATCGAAGTGAAGCTGGGGAGAGGCGGAGGTTACCGGCTAGCTAAGCGGCCGGAGACAATCACGCTGTCTGAGGTGTACCGCTCCGTTCATGAGGATGAGCCGCTTTGGGATGGAATGTTGGAGACAGCCGAGAACAATTTGTTCGGGAACAAAGTTCGAGGATCCTTCGCTAAAATTATGACTGATATTGAGATTCAGGTATCCAGGGTGCTGGAATCCTATACGGTGGCGGATATGATGGAGTGA
- a CDS encoding MDR family MFS transporter — MKQTLRHVHPLAWTIIIGTMFGRLVTSMSIPFLSIYLTKVLGASPTQTGLTIAVSSLAGVSISFYGGYISDIIGRKKVMLVSIFSWAAVFVGFALAGHLWVFLIVNTLNGLCRAVFEPTSRALLSDITPGEHKLLVFNLRYAAVNLGVVFGPIIGLQLGSAQSTFPFLIAAIVYIAYGLVLVLQFAVHGKNLPAPSTTQAPRLREALAVTGRDRVFLPILLGTIFCVLGYGHFGSTLAQYLVLNTHFANGGKAFSYMLSLNAITVLVVQYPVVRTFRNFPPVIPLILGNVCVSVSMILFGLAGGLPLLMFGVVLFTIGEVLLFTMMDMLIDRVAKPEWKGTYFGTIGFNGIGSIIAPIFGGLLLDQLGAERGLPLFIPLALSTALGLPFLLTAHRRLAVRERSFDIRHMESNKKVV, encoded by the coding sequence ATGAAACAAACGTTACGCCATGTTCATCCTCTCGCATGGACCATCATTATCGGGACTATGTTCGGAAGGCTGGTCACCTCGATGAGCATCCCCTTTCTTTCCATTTATTTGACCAAAGTACTGGGCGCATCGCCAACGCAGACCGGTCTTACGATTGCGGTCAGCTCGCTCGCCGGCGTATCGATATCATTCTATGGCGGCTACATTTCGGATATTATCGGGCGCAAAAAAGTAATGCTCGTGTCCATTTTCAGCTGGGCCGCGGTGTTCGTGGGCTTCGCCTTGGCTGGCCATCTGTGGGTGTTTCTGATTGTCAACACGCTGAATGGATTATGCCGGGCCGTCTTCGAGCCGACCTCGCGGGCTCTGCTGTCCGATATTACACCCGGAGAACATAAGCTGCTTGTCTTCAATCTGCGCTACGCCGCCGTCAATCTCGGTGTCGTCTTCGGTCCGATCATTGGCCTGCAGCTTGGTTCGGCACAGTCGACCTTTCCGTTCCTGATCGCCGCCATCGTCTATATCGCCTACGGGCTCGTGCTCGTCTTGCAATTCGCCGTTCATGGCAAGAATCTGCCGGCGCCTTCCACGACTCAGGCACCCCGGCTGCGCGAAGCGCTCGCCGTAACGGGACGGGACCGCGTGTTTTTGCCGATTCTGCTCGGCACAATCTTTTGCGTGCTGGGTTACGGTCATTTCGGCTCGACACTGGCACAGTATTTGGTGCTTAATACGCATTTTGCGAATGGCGGAAAGGCCTTCTCCTACATGCTGTCGCTAAATGCAATCACCGTGCTCGTCGTCCAGTATCCCGTTGTACGTACATTTCGAAACTTTCCGCCGGTTATTCCGCTGATCCTCGGCAATGTGTGCGTTTCGGTATCCATGATTCTGTTCGGACTGGCCGGGGGCCTGCCCCTGCTGATGTTCGGCGTCGTGCTGTTCACGATTGGCGAAGTGCTGCTGTTCACGATGATGGACATGCTGATCGACCGGGTCGCCAAACCGGAATGGAAAGGAACTTACTTCGGCACGATCGGCTTCAACGGTATAGGCAGCATCATTGCGCCGATTTTCGGAGGCCTGCTGCTTGACCAATTGGGTGCGGAACGCGGACTTCCCCTGTTCATCCCACTTGCGCTGTCGACCGCGCTCGGTCTGCCTTTTTTGCTGACCGCTCACCGCCGTCTGGCTGTTCGGGAACGATCTTTTGATATCCGCCATATGGAAAGCAATAAAAAAGTGGTCTGA
- the xerS gene encoding tyrosine recombinase XerS, which produces MSIQKISDRKKLDLKLPLMPWFVQQFIDYKLPDLSPSTLLEYVRDYESFFGWLRAEGLSQADANAGVTLLELETLHMDSIVGYRLFLTTRTEDTNSKITVSRKLSALRSLFHYLSQIAEDDNFYPLLKRNIMAKVEIKRIHKPKDTAAKLKGKILEEDELLEFVGYILEGYGRDVEGNKQAHYAFMLNRERDACIASLILNSGLRVSEIVNLNVDDLDLNNKLLYVYRKGHNDETFKTPVYFREQAKDDLQHYLSLRQHRYKTPKKEKALFIAKPNGSLEGKRMTKRAIQEMIIKYAKRFGKPYLTVHKLRHSFATDYYLQNDIYKTKEQLGHASTETTEVYAHLTDKTMSEAIERRHES; this is translated from the coding sequence ATGAGCATACAAAAAATTAGCGACCGGAAAAAGCTGGATCTGAAGCTGCCGCTGATGCCCTGGTTCGTTCAGCAGTTCATCGATTACAAGCTTCCGGACCTCTCGCCTTCCACCCTGCTGGAGTACGTGCGGGATTATGAATCTTTTTTCGGCTGGCTGCGCGCAGAAGGATTGTCGCAGGCCGACGCCAACGCCGGGGTCACTCTGCTGGAGCTGGAGACGCTGCATATGGACAGTATAGTCGGCTACCGGCTGTTCTTGACTACGCGGACGGAGGATACGAATTCAAAAATTACCGTGTCCCGCAAGCTTTCCGCCCTCCGCTCCCTGTTCCATTACCTCAGCCAAATCGCCGAGGACGACAATTTCTATCCTTTGCTGAAACGCAACATTATGGCCAAGGTCGAAATCAAAAGAATCCACAAGCCGAAGGATACCGCTGCCAAGCTGAAAGGCAAAATCCTGGAAGAGGATGAGCTGCTCGAATTCGTCGGCTATATTCTTGAGGGCTACGGGCGCGACGTGGAAGGAAATAAGCAAGCCCATTACGCGTTTATGCTGAACCGGGAGCGGGATGCCTGCATTGCCAGCCTCATTCTCAACTCGGGACTGCGCGTCTCGGAAATCGTCAATCTGAACGTCGATGACCTGGATTTGAACAACAAGCTATTGTATGTTTACCGCAAAGGCCATAACGACGAAACGTTCAAGACTCCGGTTTATTTCCGGGAACAGGCCAAGGATGATTTGCAGCATTATTTGAGCCTGCGTCAGCACCGGTACAAGACGCCCAAGAAGGAAAAGGCACTGTTCATAGCCAAACCCAACGGCAGCCTGGAAGGCAAGCGGATGACCAAACGAGCCATTCAGGAGATGATCATCAAGTACGCCAAACGGTTCGGCAAGCCTTATTTAACCGTCCATAAGCTGCGGCACTCGTTCGCTACCGATTACTATTTGCAGAACGATATTTACAAGACCAAAGAGCAGCTAGGCCACGCCTCCACCGAGACGACAGAGGTTTACGCGCATTTGACCGACAAGACGATGTCCGAAGCCATCGAGCGGCGGCATGAATCTTGA